The DNA region GGAGGGCCAGGTCGCGTACATCGGCGAGCGGGGCGCGCGGATCGTGCTCGTCGGCGAGGACGGCGGCTGGGGCGACCTCGTCGCGCCGAGCCACGCCATCGCGACGAGCGCCGTGGAGAAGGCCGGGATCACCGTCCACGAGGACTTCGACGGCGACTTCGCGGCCAAGGTGACGACGGGACCGTACGAGTGGAAGCGCATGGCGGGCATCCAGATCGGCAGCCCCTCGGGCGGCTGACGACACGCGCGGGGCGGGCACGGTGTGACCCGGTGAGCAACACCTGACACCGGGGTCACCCGTTAGGACCGTAGGAACACGGTCCACGTCTGGGAGCCAGGATGATCGAAACCCCGTCCCTGGTGGACCAGCACTGCCACGGCGTCCTGCGCACGGAGCTGGGGCTCGGCACCTTCGAGGCCCACCTCGGCCGGGGCGAGGGCCCGCCCGCCCCCGGCACCACCTTCTTCGACACCCAGACCGGCTTCGCCGTGCGCCGCTGGTGTCCGCCGCTGCTCGGCCTCGACCCGCACTGCCCGCCGGCCCGCTATCTCGCGCGCCGCCGTGAACTCGGCGTCCTGGAGGCCGGACGGCGGCTCCTTCGCGGCAGCGGGATCACGACGTACCTGGTCGACACCGGCCTGCCCGGGGACCTGACCGGCCCCGGTGAGCTGGCCTCGACGGGCGGCGCCGAGGCCCGCGAGATCGTCCGCCTGGAATTACTGGCCGAGCAGGTCGCCGACACCTCGGGTACCGTCGACTCCTTCCTCGCCAACCTCGCCGAGTCCGTGCACGGCGCCGCGCACGGAGCCGTCGCGTTCTCCTCCGTCGCCGGGGTGCGCGCGGGCGATGCCCTCGCCTGCGAACCGCCGGGTCCCGGCGAGGTGCGCGGCGCGGCCGGACGCTGGCTGGCCGGGCGGCAGGTGGGCGGCGAACTCGCCGACCCGGTGCTGCTCCGGCACCTGCTGTGGATCGCGGTCGCCTCCGGCCTGCCCCTGCAACTGCACACCGGCGCCGCCGACCCGCAGTGCTCCTTCGGCGACTTCGCCCGCGCCACCGCCGGGCTCGGCACCGACCTGGTGCTCCTGCACGGCTATCCGCACCACCGCGCGGCGGCCCACCTCGCGGGCGTCTTCCCGCACGTGTACGCCGACCTGGGCTCCGCCCTCGTCAGGACGGGGGCGCGCGCGACCGCCGTCCTCGCCGAGATCCTGGAGCTCGCACCCTTCGGCAAGCTGCTGTTCTCCAGCGGCGCGCAGGGGCTGCCCGAGCTGCACGTGGTGGGGGCCCAGCTGTTCCGGGAGGCGCTGGGGCGGGTGGTCGGGACGTGGGTGGCGGAGGGCGCGTGGTCGCTGACGGACGCGCAACGGGTGGCGGGTCTGATCGCGGCGGGGAACGCGCGCCGCGTGTACGGGCTCGACTAGGGCCTGTCCGGTGGACCTTCGCGGCACGGGCCCGGCGCCGGATCAGCTCGACCGGCGCCTGATCAGGCCGACGTGAGCTGGTCCGACGACACCGGCCGCGGTACGTCCACGGTGGTGTGCGGGCGTTCGCGCAGCGAGAGCAGCACCCGCACCACTCCGATCCAGACCAGGCAGGAGCCCAGCATGTGGGCGGCGACCAGGACCTCGGGGAGGTCGGAGAAGTACTGGATGTAGCCCACGAGCCCCTGCGCGAGCAGGATCAGGAAGAGGTCGCGCGTGCGGTTCAGCGGGCCGCGCGGGGCGTCCACCGCCTTCAGGACGAACCACAGGGCGAACGTCAGCGTCACCACGATCCAGGCCAGCACGGCGTGCAGCTTGGTGACGCCCTCCCAGTCCAGGCCCACGGCACCGACGTTCATGCGCGGCACGTCGCTGGAGTCGCCCGCGTGCGGGCCCGCACCGGTGACGACCGTGCCGACCGCGATGAGCAGCACCGTGACGCCGGTCAGGACCCACACCAGCTGGGCGACGGCCTTGCCGACGAGCGGACGGGGCTCGTCGTCGCCCTCACGCGTGCGCTGCCAGGTGGCCGTGGCGACCGCGATCAGGGCGGTGGAGAGCAGGAAGTGGGCCGCGACGGTGTACGGGTTGAGGCCGACGAGCACGACGATGCCGCCGAGCACCGCGTTGCCCATGACCAGCCAGAACTGCGCCCAGCCGTACCGGGTCAGGCTGCGCCGCCAGGGCTTCTGCGCGCGCATGGTGATGATGGCCCAGCCGACGGCGGCGCACAGCACGTACGTGAGCATGCGGTTGCCGAACTCGATGACGCCGTGGACGCCCATCTCGCTGGTCGCGGTGAGGGATTCGTCGGTGCACTTGGGCCAGGTCGGGCAGCCGAGCCCGGAGCCGGTCAGGCGGACGGCGCCACCGGTGACCACGATGACCACCGTCATCACGAGCGAGATCAGAGCCGCCCGCTGCACGGTCCGCTGCGTCGGGGTCCAGCGCTCGGCGATGAAGGCGAGCGGATTGCGCACGAATCGAGCGGCGTCGGCTCGGGTCACGTTTGGCACGGGCCCCATCGTAGAAGGCCGCTTGTGCACGCCTTCACGAGGGGGACGTATCCGGTCCATTTGTGGCGCAGGTTACGCCGGCGGGTGCCACTTCGCCGTCGGCTCCCGGCCGCGTCCGCGCGGTGGTCCGCCTGCTCCCCGCTACTCCCAGCGGAAGAACCGCGCCGCCGCGCCGAGCCCGAGCACCGACCACACCGCCAGGATCCCGAGGTCCGCCCACGGCATCGCGGCCCCGTCCTGGAGCACGTCCCGCAGCCCGTCCGAGAGCGCCGAGATCGGCAGCAGGCCGAGCACCGACTCGACGGCGCCGGGGAACTTCTCGAGCGGCACGATGACACCGCCGCCGACGAGCAGGAGCAGGAAGACCAGGTTGGCGGCGGCCAGCGTCGCCTCCGCCTTGAGCGTTCCTGCCATGAGCAGGCCGAGGCCGGAGAAGGCGGCCGTGCCGAGGACCAGGAGCAGCAGCACCGCGAACGGGTTGCCGTGCGGCGACCAGCCGAGCGCGAAGGCGATCGCCGTGAGCAGCGCGACCTGGAGGACCTCGGTGACGAGCACCGACAAGGTCTTGGCCGTCATCAGGCCCCAGCGCGGCAGCGGTGACGCGGCGAGGCGCTTGAGCACGCCGTAGCGCCGCTCGAAGCCCGTGGCGATGGCCTGCCCGGTGAAGGCCGTCGACATCACGGCGAGCGCGAGGACGCCCGGGGCCAGGAAGTCGACCGCCTTGCCCTCGCCCGTGTCG from Streptomyces flavofungini includes:
- a CDS encoding amidohydrolase family protein, whose translation is MIETPSLVDQHCHGVLRTELGLGTFEAHLGRGEGPPAPGTTFFDTQTGFAVRRWCPPLLGLDPHCPPARYLARRRELGVLEAGRRLLRGSGITTYLVDTGLPGDLTGPGELASTGGAEAREIVRLELLAEQVADTSGTVDSFLANLAESVHGAAHGAVAFSSVAGVRAGDALACEPPGPGEVRGAAGRWLAGRQVGGELADPVLLRHLLWIAVASGLPLQLHTGAADPQCSFGDFARATAGLGTDLVLLHGYPHHRAAAHLAGVFPHVYADLGSALVRTGARATAVLAEILELAPFGKLLFSSGAQGLPELHVVGAQLFREALGRVVGTWVAEGAWSLTDAQRVAGLIAAGNARRVYGLD
- a CDS encoding COX15/CtaA family protein translates to MGPVPNVTRADAARFVRNPLAFIAERWTPTQRTVQRAALISLVMTVVIVVTGGAVRLTGSGLGCPTWPKCTDESLTATSEMGVHGVIEFGNRMLTYVLCAAVGWAIITMRAQKPWRRSLTRYGWAQFWLVMGNAVLGGIVVLVGLNPYTVAAHFLLSTALIAVATATWQRTREGDDEPRPLVGKAVAQLVWVLTGVTVLLIAVGTVVTGAGPHAGDSSDVPRMNVGAVGLDWEGVTKLHAVLAWIVVTLTFALWFVLKAVDAPRGPLNRTRDLFLILLAQGLVGYIQYFSDLPEVLVAAHMLGSCLVWIGVVRVLLSLRERPHTTVDVPRPVSSDQLTSA
- a CDS encoding ABC transporter permease gives rise to the protein MSAAGTYAPKPGAAPLPRMIAAQAALETRMLLRNGEQLLLTVVIPTLLLVLFSAVDIVDTGEGKAVDFLAPGVLALAVMSTAFTGQAIATGFERRYGVLKRLAASPLPRWGLMTAKTLSVLVTEVLQVALLTAIAFALGWSPHGNPFAVLLLLVLGTAAFSGLGLLMAGTLKAEATLAAANLVFLLLLVGGGVIVPLEKFPGAVESVLGLLPISALSDGLRDVLQDGAAMPWADLGILAVWSVLGLGAAARFFRWE